A single genomic interval of Penicillium psychrofluorescens genome assembly, chromosome: 2 harbors:
- a CDS encoding uncharacterized protein (ID:PFLUO_004149-T1.cds;~source:funannotate), translating into MTYDRDEVVAAVTSFYKFLINTHIPSSALKLPPQDGWPKLTDEWLSFMEKSATVRDLIRHLPYLQPGEDGAHQIYPYSNPIDFMGEDLEDIPEHGVAEPQIDCGYKVGKGILTISAATGRVGSYFMVDTERGTISLVDYESPTSPTELSQKQR; encoded by the coding sequence ATGACGTACGACCGCGACGAAGTTGTCGCCGCCGTGACCTCCTTCTACAAATTCCTCATCAACACTCACATCCCTTCCTCTGCTTTGAAGTTGCCTCCACAGGATGGCTGGCCCAAGCTTACGGACGAATGGCTTTCCTTCATGGAAAAAAGCGCCACCGTCAGGGACCTGATTCGCCATCTGCCCTATCTCCAACCAGGCGAGGATGGTGCGCACCAGATCTATCCATATAGCAATCCTATTGACTTCATGGGCGAGGATCTCGAAGATATTCCAGAGCATGGTGTTGCTGAACCGCAGATAGACTGTGGCTATAAGGTCGGAAAGGGCATATTGACAATATCGGCCGCTACAGGGAGGGTGGGTTCTTATTTTATGGTGGACACCGAGAGAGGCACAAtctcgcttgtggattatGAGTCACCGACAAGTCCAACGGAGCTTTCACAGAAGCAGCGA
- a CDS encoding uncharacterized protein (ID:PFLUO_004148-T1.cds;~source:funannotate) has translation MHAIRSFHTNSRYDVILAHWPKLLWLTKGLTHWHPGNKGGAEFTALTIRKVQERKESGKQAGYTDFFNHLLQDRNGKDVGLSMFELEKEAGVMINAGSDTTATAMTHFLYYLIRNQPVLKKLREELDAVLGCQATAARYRQVKDLKYLRACLDEAMRLRPPTSLGLPRITPPEVAIIAGYHIAANITISVPTYTLHRNPELFSDPEKYRPER, from the coding sequence ATGCACGCTATCCGCTCCTTCCATACGAACAGTCGATACGATGTGATTCTAGCCCATTGGCCGAAGCTTCTCTGGCTTACGAAAGGTTTGACACACTGGCACCCTGGCAACAAAGGCGGAGCAGAATTCACTGCTCTCACAATTCGCAAGGTTcaggaaaggaaagaaagcggAAAGCAGGCAGGATATACCGATTTCTTCAATCATCTGTTGCAAGATCGAAATGGAAAGGATGTCGGACTGTCCATGTTCGAACTGGAAAAAGAGGCCGGCGTCATGATCAATGCCGGTTCGGACACCACAGCCACTGCGATGACCCACTTTCTCTACTACCTTATCCGCAATCAACCCGTTTTGAAGAAATTACGcgaagagctggatgcgGTCCTTGGCTGTCAGGCCACAGCTGCTCGATACAGGCAAGTCAAGGACTTGAAATATCTGCGTGCATGTCTGGATGAGGCCATGCGTCTGCGACCACCGACCTCTCTAGGGCTACCACGGATCACGCCACCGGAAGTTGCGATCATCGCAGGGTATCACATCGCCGCTAATATCACGATCTCGGTACCGACGTACACACTGCACCGTAATCCAGAGCTCTTCTCTGATCCGGAGAAGTACAGACCTGAACGGTAG